One genomic window of Bacteroidota bacterium includes the following:
- a CDS encoding LysM peptidoglycan-binding domain-containing protein, which yields MKTIRMYAILVLVVVFAGASFAQELSKSEWEQEVNRYTQLRNELQTKLQQLTNEVGDLQSQSTKLTGDINKCMDELYALVGSNATQAAAYRAEIEAAEQKAAELMRLSDADLFARKSEVDALAAQAKQFRTNKLSLIPEFSDRLDALDQSIASLQRTIAGYGRGEYTVVRNDNLWNIAKKRDIYNNAWLWPKIWQANTDKIKNPDLIYPNQRFSVPGGSALDANEKAAANRYYAKKRQEGA from the coding sequence ATGAAAACAATTAGAATGTATGCAATCCTTGTTCTCGTTGTCGTCTTCGCAGGCGCTTCATTTGCACAGGAACTTTCCAAGAGCGAATGGGAACAGGAAGTCAACAGGTATACGCAATTGCGCAATGAGTTGCAGACCAAACTTCAACAGTTGACAAATGAAGTGGGTGATTTGCAGAGTCAATCAACAAAATTGACAGGTGATATTAACAAGTGTATGGACGAATTGTATGCACTTGTCGGCTCGAACGCGACGCAGGCTGCCGCCTATCGAGCAGAGATTGAAGCGGCGGAGCAAAAAGCTGCCGAATTGATGCGCCTCTCGGATGCGGATCTCTTTGCCCGAAAAAGCGAAGTAGATGCCCTTGCCGCGCAGGCGAAACAATTCCGCACCAATAAGCTCTCGCTGATCCCCGAGTTTTCCGATAGGCTTGATGCACTGGATCAGTCAATTGCAAGTCTGCAACGCACGATTGCGGGCTATGGCCGCGGTGAGTACACAGTTGTCAGGAATGATAATCTGTGGAACATCGCGAAGAAGCGCGATATCTATAACAATGCATGGTTGTGGCCGAAAATCTGGCAGGCAAACACCGACAAAATCAAGAATCCCGACCTGATTTATCCGAACCAGAGATTCTCGGTTCCTGGCGGCAGCGCCCTCGATGCAAACGAGAAAGCAGCGGCAAACCGGTACTATGCAAAGAAACGGCAAGAGGGAGCTTAA
- a CDS encoding PhoH family protein — translation MVEKKIRLEGVDTLGLLGLHDANLRILENRFDAAIHIRGESVTVRGSQEEVEQVEKVLKELIFLLNRNSTLSTSDVETVVDLVTANGEPALPKNIVSTFSREELDSVVLYTNNQIIRAKTPGQRDYLKSMRKNDIVFAVGPAGTGKTYLGVALAVASLKNNEITKIVLTRPAVEAGESLGFLPGDLKEKIDPYLRPLYDALDDMIPGEKLRTYLEKRVIEIAPLAYMRGRTLNNAFVILDEAQNASAMQMKMFLTRLGPNSRAIITGDVTQIDLPAKSASGLVQIQEVLRGVGGIGFVYFDRNDVVRHRLVKDIIDAYDKYQNGEKRV, via the coding sequence TTGGTAGAAAAGAAAATACGTCTTGAAGGCGTTGATACTCTGGGCCTGCTTGGCCTTCATGATGCAAATCTTCGAATTCTGGAAAACCGGTTCGATGCCGCGATTCACATTCGAGGTGAATCGGTGACTGTCCGGGGAAGCCAGGAAGAAGTCGAGCAAGTCGAGAAAGTGCTCAAGGAATTGATCTTCTTGCTGAACCGAAACAGCACTCTTTCGACAAGCGATGTTGAAACAGTTGTGGATCTTGTTACAGCGAACGGAGAGCCCGCCCTGCCCAAGAATATTGTGTCGACCTTCAGTCGGGAAGAGCTTGATTCCGTTGTTCTCTACACAAACAATCAGATCATCCGCGCAAAAACACCGGGCCAGCGCGACTATCTCAAATCCATGAGAAAGAACGATATTGTCTTCGCGGTAGGGCCGGCCGGTACAGGAAAGACCTATCTCGGAGTGGCGCTTGCCGTGGCGAGCCTCAAGAATAATGAGATTACCAAGATTGTTTTGACGAGACCGGCGGTTGAAGCGGGTGAAAGTCTTGGCTTTCTCCCCGGCGATCTTAAGGAGAAAATTGATCCGTATCTCCGCCCGTTGTACGATGCTCTTGACGACATGATCCCCGGCGAGAAGCTGAGGACCTATCTTGAGAAGCGAGTCATTGAAATTGCGCCGCTTGCGTACATGCGGGGCCGGACACTTAACAATGCGTTTGTTATTCTCGACGAAGCACAAAACGCCTCGGCGATGCAAATGAAAATGTTCCTGACGCGCCTCGGGCCGAATTCACGCGCCATTATTACCGGCGACGTGACCCAGATTGACCTTCCGGCAAAATCCGCCTCCGGGCTCGTACAGATTCAGGAGGTTCTGCGAGGGGTAGGGGGCATCGGGTTCGTGTACTTCGATAGAAATGATGTCGTCCGCCATCGTCTCGTCAAGGATATTATCGATGCCTACGATAAATATCAGAATGGAGAGAAGCGGGTGTAA
- the mazG gene encoding nucleoside triphosphate pyrophosphohydrolase: MREIAQFIAIVRRLRDECPWDRQQTHQSIRHSLIEETYEVIEALDENNLDELKIELGDLLLHIVMHATIAEQGKEFSLKDVLEKISDKLVRRHPHVFGTRQALDAREVKRNWERLKMAEGRSSLLDGVPKSLPALQRALRVQERAAKVGFDWKNEHDVWAKVREEGEELQEALKRRKRKKQEEEFGDYLFALVNYARFVGIEPETALRLTVEKFTKRFQYIERELKRMKKDIHDSTLEEMDGLWNEAKRKKLSSRTSSRKTR, from the coding sequence GTGCGTGAAATCGCACAGTTCATCGCTATTGTGCGGCGACTGCGTGATGAATGTCCCTGGGACAGGCAACAGACCCACCAATCAATCCGGCACAGTTTGATTGAAGAGACTTATGAAGTGATTGAAGCACTTGACGAGAACAATCTCGACGAGTTGAAGATCGAATTAGGTGATTTGTTGCTGCACATTGTTATGCATGCAACCATTGCCGAGCAGGGGAAGGAATTCTCCCTGAAAGACGTGCTTGAGAAGATCAGCGACAAACTCGTTCGCCGACATCCCCACGTTTTTGGAACAAGACAGGCCCTCGACGCCCGTGAAGTTAAGCGAAACTGGGAGCGGCTGAAAATGGCCGAAGGAAGATCATCATTGCTTGATGGCGTCCCGAAAAGTCTCCCCGCACTGCAACGGGCACTTCGCGTGCAAGAACGGGCTGCAAAAGTAGGATTTGATTGGAAGAATGAACACGACGTATGGGCAAAGGTTCGGGAAGAGGGAGAAGAATTGCAGGAAGCGCTTAAGAGGAGAAAACGTAAGAAGCAGGAAGAAGAGTTTGGGGACTATCTCTTCGCTCTCGTCAACTATGCCCGCTTTGTCGGCATTGAGCCGGAGACTGCGTTGCGTCTCACGGTTGAGAAGTTTACAAAACGCTTTCAGTATATCGAGCGCGAGTTGAAACGTATGAAAAAGGACATCCATGACTCGACTCTTGAGGAGATGGATGGCCTTTGGAATGAAGCCAAAAGAAAAAAACTCAGCAGCCGAACCTCGTCTCGAAAAACCCGCTAA
- a CDS encoding amidohydrolase — MSVSSSATLILVNGVVYTVNENQPVAQAIAIGGDRILAVGSDEEITSRYTALKTVDLQGSAVYPGFTDAHAHLEGLGALLLNINLSGTKSVEEIQTLVAERVTTVPPGGWIRGRSWDQNKWAGKSFPTHQLLDQVAKENPVYLTRVDGHAVWVNKIALDLAGISKSTPDPEGGKILRDGEGHPTGVLIDNAIALLDSVMPEPTEEERTEAIGLAVEACLGVGLTAMHDMGTDLQLIGIYKKLIEQKKFPFRVYAAIDGIGKTWEHYLKAGPETDGYDSRLTVRALKLYADGALGSRGAALIEPYSDDPTNRGLTLTPAEALKNASLDALRKGFQVCTHAIGDRANHIVLNMYEEVLASDTRRAGNARFRVEHAQIVEPNDIPRFHALGVLPSMQPTHCTSDMYWAEDRVGSRRLKGAYAWRSFIESGSIIPGGSDFPVESPNPLHGFFAAISREDHNGWPTGGWLPEQRLTRGEALKAFTIWAAYAAFEESKRGSIENGKLADIVVLSKDIMKCEPRDILNTRVLFTIVGGDIVYSSVSTP; from the coding sequence ATGAGCGTATCATCATCAGCGACACTCATTCTCGTAAACGGTGTCGTCTATACTGTGAATGAAAATCAACCGGTTGCACAGGCGATTGCAATAGGCGGCGACAGAATTCTTGCAGTCGGATCGGATGAGGAGATTACGTCACGATACACGGCATTGAAGACTGTTGATCTTCAGGGGAGTGCCGTGTACCCCGGTTTCACCGATGCACATGCACACCTTGAGGGGTTGGGCGCTCTGTTGCTGAATATCAATCTCAGCGGCACGAAATCGGTGGAGGAGATTCAGACGCTTGTCGCGGAACGCGTGACAACTGTTCCGCCCGGAGGATGGATACGGGGACGTTCGTGGGATCAGAATAAATGGGCAGGCAAGTCATTTCCTACACATCAGTTGCTTGATCAGGTTGCGAAAGAGAACCCCGTCTATCTCACGCGGGTTGACGGACACGCCGTGTGGGTGAATAAGATAGCCCTCGATCTGGCGGGAATCTCAAAATCAACACCCGATCCGGAAGGGGGCAAGATTCTCCGCGACGGGGAAGGGCATCCGACCGGAGTGTTGATTGACAATGCCATAGCGCTTCTCGATTCTGTTATGCCCGAGCCAACGGAAGAGGAACGAACTGAAGCAATTGGTCTTGCCGTTGAAGCGTGTCTCGGAGTCGGTTTGACCGCCATGCACGACATGGGAACCGATCTTCAGCTCATCGGCATCTACAAGAAATTGATTGAACAGAAAAAGTTCCCTTTTCGCGTCTACGCTGCCATTGACGGTATCGGAAAAACGTGGGAACACTATCTGAAGGCCGGCCCCGAAACCGACGGATATGACAGCCGGCTCACTGTCCGTGCCTTGAAATTGTATGCCGATGGAGCCCTAGGCTCACGCGGCGCGGCCCTTATCGAACCATACTCCGACGACCCGACAAACCGTGGATTAACCTTGACTCCGGCAGAGGCTTTGAAGAACGCTTCGCTTGATGCATTGCGTAAAGGTTTTCAGGTTTGTACTCATGCTATCGGCGACCGCGCTAACCACATTGTGCTGAATATGTATGAAGAAGTACTGGCAAGCGACACGAGACGTGCCGGTAATGCCCGTTTCAGGGTTGAACATGCCCAGATTGTGGAGCCGAACGATATTCCGCGATTTCACGCGTTAGGCGTGTTGCCCTCTATGCAGCCAACTCACTGTACATCAGATATGTATTGGGCTGAAGACAGAGTAGGTTCGCGCAGATTGAAAGGCGCTTACGCATGGCGTTCGTTCATCGAGTCGGGCTCAATTATTCCCGGCGGCTCGGATTTTCCGGTCGAAAGCCCGAACCCGTTGCATGGATTTTTTGCTGCAATTTCACGTGAGGATCATAATGGCTGGCCGACGGGCGGCTGGCTTCCCGAACAACGATTGACAAGGGGTGAGGCGCTCAAGGCCTTTACTATCTGGGCCGCATACGCTGCATTCGAGGAGTCGAAACGCGGATCGATTGAAAACGGGAAACTGGCGGATATTGTCGTGCTTTCAAAGGACAT